ACCAGACTGGGCAGCGGGTCCAGGTAGGTGCCGCGCAGCTTTTCTAGCTCGCGGTATTCCAGCAGGGCCGGAATGATGGGGTGTTCCTCGCGCAGTGGCTCCAGGGTAGCGACGGCGGTGGAGCGCTTGCCGGTCAGCTTGGTTTTCTTCCCACTCGCCAGCCCCAGTTCGTCGTAGAGCACCGCTTCCAGCTGGTCCCGGCTGCGAATCTGGAACTCGCGCCCAGCCAACGAATGAATCTGCGCCTCCAGGGTGGCCAGACGCGCCCCGGTCGACGCCGACAGCCCACGCAGATAGTCGGCATCCAGCCGCACGCCGCGCACTTCCATCTGCGCCAGCACACTGGACATGGGCACTTCCATCCCGTTGTAAAGCTCGCGCCGCGCCGCGTCCAACTGTGGGGGCAGCAGGTCCAGCAGCTGCGCCGTCAGAGCCGCGCGTCCGGCCGCGTCGTCGGGCCAGGGGACATTCAGGTAGCGGCTGCACACCGCGCTCATGGTGGTGTTGGCGGGGTCCAGCAGGTAGGCCATGAGTTGCGGGTCGTCTCCCGGCTCTACCTGAAGGCCCCGCACACTCAGGTGGGTGGCCAGCGCTTTGGCCCCAGCGGCCGTCACGCGGCGCTGACCCACGAACTCAGCCTCGTCCACAGTGGCCGGGAACTGCTGGCGCAGCTTGGCCGCCGCCTTTTCGGCGTCTTTCTGGATTTTGTCGGCCGCCTTCTGTTGGGCTTTGGTCAGGGGGACCGGCGCCGTGTCTGGGTCGTCAAACAGGCCGGTTGGTGGCGCGGCGGCCTCCGTCTGTCCCCATTCGGCTGGCTCCTGGGTGGGGGCCACGCGCACGGTGGCCTGCCCGTGCGCCTGCTCATAGGTGGCGGCGCCCACCAGGGCGGCCGTCAGGTCGTCTTCACGCGACAGCACGTAGCCCCACACCACGCCGCCGCGTGGGGTACGCCACTCGGCCTGGGTCACCTGCACCGCCGGCGCGGCGCTCTCCTCTGCGGGCGTTCCCTCCGCCGGGGCGGCGCGGTGCTGGGCGTCGTGCACGCTGTCGGGCAGCGCCGCCTCGCGGCCGTCCAGGGCCAGTAGGTCACGGCGCACCGAATGCAGTTCCAGCTCGCTCAGGAGTTCTTCCAGCCGCGCTGGATCGCCGGGCAGGCGGCCTGCGCCCAGTTCGACATCCAGGGGCAGAGTGGTGACCATACACGAGAGCTGATGACTGAACTGCACGGCTTCCTCAGAGTCCAATAGCTTCTGGCGGGTGCCGTCAGGCTTCAGGGTCCCCGCTTTGGCGGCGGCATAGATGCCCTCCAGGGTGCCGTACTCCTGAAGCAGCTTGGACGCCGTCTTGGGGCCAATGCCTTTGGCGCCGGGAATGTTGTCGCTGGCGTCGCCTGTCAGGGCGCGGTAGTCCACCCACTGCGCCACGGTCACGCCGTATTTTTCCAGCACCTCGGCCGGGCCAATCAGCTTGAAGTCGTTGGTAATCACCTTGACGTGGTCGTCCAGCAGCTGATAGGCGTCGCGGTCGCTCGTCACAATGCGCACCTGCATCCCGGTGCCCTCGGCCTTGCGGGTCAGCGAGGCAATCACGTCATCGGCCTCATAGCCCGGCTCTTCCAGACGCGGCAGACCAATGGCGTCCACCAGTTCCCGGATGCGGTTAATCTGCCCCGGCAAGTCAGCAGGTGTCTGGGCACGGCCAGATTTATACCCATCAAACTGCTCGTGGCGGAACGTCTTGACGGGCGGGTCGAACACCACGACCACCTGATTGCTTTTCTGCCGGGCCAGCCGCAATGTCAGGCGCAAGAACCCCACGATGGCGTTGGTCATTTCGCCCCCACTGTTGGACAGGGGCGGCAGCGCGAAATACGAGCGGAACGCCAGAGCGTGCCCGTCAATCAGCACCAGCGTGTCGGGAGCAGCGGCAGTCATACCGACCATTCTACTGTGAGCGTAATAGGCGTGGGCCGCGTGCAGTACGGCATGGAGCTTTAGTGAATACCGACGCTTTTCCCCAAGACGACCTAGGACCTCGGCGTGAGCTGAATGTTGTACACGATGCACGAGATACTGGTCAGTTGCCTTGCCAAGCACCAGGAAAAAACGTGTCTTTCAGGCTGTTCCATGCAAACGCCGCCGAGGGTGAGGCCAGGGCGGCGTGCGTGGTGGGACAGGAGTTTTAATCACCGGCCTGCAGGCCGCGCAGTGGAAGGTCTTCCTGCTCGCGCATCAGGGCGCGGTCTTCATGCGTCAGCGCCATAAAGGCAATCAGCATGACCAGGATGGTCAGGGCCGCCATGAACAGCAGAAGATTCATAGGCTTAGTGTGCGAGCCTTCTGCTCAGGCTCCATGACGCGACCCTCAAGAGGCAGTTACAGCTTCTTGACCGCATCTCAAGTCAACCCTGAGAGAACGCCCATGTTCGGCCGACAGCCAGAAAAGACCCCGCACGGGGCGGGGTGGCCCTTCACCGACTTCACCCGGTCGGTTTGAATTGTGGGTATCTGTAGCCTAGGCACCCAACGTGAGCCCGGCCTCAGGATTGCGTATGTCTGCTTTAGTTATTGAAGCATTCAAAATAGCGCATGAAGCTCTTTTTTATCAGCAGAGTGTCTGGCCAATAACTCCAAGGGGAGGGGAATTAAACGCAGGCTCAATCTTCGCCCTCTCTAGAAAGAGTCGGTTCTGAGCCACCTTTGGCCTTCCATCCCTTACCCGTGCATTAGGCAACCCTTGTCACCCCTATCAAGCCAGCGCCGCTAAGGTAGGGGGGCAACTCACCTGTTCCAAGCCTTTCCTCCCAAGGAGTGCCCGATGAAAGTGTTTGTTGCCACACTGACCTTGCTGACTCTGGTGGCCACTGTTCAGGCCCGGCCTTATCCAGACCAATTGGGCATCTGCTATGTGTTTGTCAGCGGCAAGGTGACGCAGCGCGCTCCCTGCGTGATCGGCACGGGGTAAGGTGCCGGCGCCCAGTACATGAGCCTGACCTTCGGAACACGCGACCACGCCATTGAATTCCCGAACAGTCGTCCTGACCTGCCGCCGACACTGGACGGCAAGGTCGCCCTGACTTACCGCCGAGACGCCACCTTCTTCAGCATTTTGAAAGGCAAGCCTCTGGAAGACGAAGAATATATGGACTGCATCAAGACCAAGGACGGCAAGACGGACGTGTGCTACTTCCGGCCGTCTTAACACGGCGCGCAGCAAGACTGTGGGTCTTCAGATCGCGGTGTAGAGCTGAACAGATCGCCTCCTGGCTGAGATCGTAGGCCGTACCTCTGCCGCTAGGCAAGGCGCCTGGCCGAGAGCATTGACAGCTCCTGCCTCGCTTCTGGAGGCCCTCTTCTCACCCAGCCACTAGGTTCGGGGGCCCATCTTCAGGCGGCCTGTAGGTGGGCTTGAGCGATACCCCATTCACCCGTCAACAGCCCGGCGCCCCCACACATACTGGGTCATGTCCTCCTTCCAGCCCAAACCTCTGAACGAGCAGGTCATGGTCATTACAGGCGCGTCCAGCGGCATTGGCCTGAGCACAGCCCGTGAGGCGGCGCGCCGTGGCGTGCGGCTGGTCCTGGCCGCGCGCAGCACAGAAGCCCTTCACACCCTGGTCGAGGAGATTCGCCGCGGCGGCGGGCAGGCGGTGGCGGTGGTGGCGGATGTCAGCCAGGAGGCCGATGTTCAGCGTGTAGCGCAGCAGGCTATAGAGACCTATGGCGGCTTTGACACCTGGGTAAACAATGCCGGCGTAGGCATGTACGGCAAACTGGAAGACGCCCAGGAAGACGACATGCGCCGCCTGTTTGACATAAATCTGTGGGGTGTGGTGCACGGCTCTCGCATAGCGCTGCGGCAGCTCAAAGCACACGGCGGCGTCCTGATCAACATGGGCAGTGTGGTGTCAGAACAGGCTATTCCGCTGCAAGGCTGGTACGCCGCCACCAAACACGCGGTCAAGGCCTTTACCGACGCCCTGCGCATGGAACTGGAACACGACGGGGCGCCAGTGGTGGTCACTCTGATTAAGCCGGGGCCTATTGACACGCCGTTTCCCCTGAACGCCCAGAATGATCTGCCGGTCAAGCCCAAGCACGTGCCGCCGGTGTATGCACCAGAAACCGTGGCGCGCGCCGTCCTGCACGCCGCCAGCACGCCTACGCGCGAACTGTACGTGGGGGGCGGCGGCAAAGGTATGGCGGCACTGGGCACCTTCGCGCCAGGCCTGACCGAGCGCGGCATGGCCGCCACCGTGATTCCCGGCATGCAGACCGACGAGCCGGCGCTGCCGCCCAACGCCAGTATCTTGCGGCACGCCACCGAGAACTTGCGTGAACGTGGGGACTACCCGGGCATGGTGCAAAAGATCAGTCTGTATACCGAGGCAGCGGCGCACTCACGCCTAATTGGGCTGGGTCTGCTGGGACTGGGACTGGCCGCTGTGGCCGTTCGGAGTATCAGACACCGCGCTTGAGCTGAAGGGGCGCCCCTCTGCTCATCGGCGTAGCTGCTCCGTGACTAGGGTGGCCAACCCCACGAAATAAGCCAGAGGCACTCAGCCTCCCCTTGCCCCCTATCCTCTGAACCTGCGAAGACGACTGCTTGTCCTCAATGAAGATGGGACCGGCCATGCAACAGAGGGCCGGTCTCGTCTCGGCTCTATGGGTGAACCGCTCAAGGATGAAGGACCCTTGCAACAGCCAGACCTGAGCGGGAAGGAACCTTCTCTCGAAAGAAAAGCCACGTCCCAGCCCAGGCTGCCCTAGCCGACCTCTACAGCAGCGGGCGACGGCGATGCACAAAACGCTGCTTTAACCCAAAGACCAGCGCACACAGCCCCACCACCAGCAGAGCGTCCAGGCCCAGCCGCTCCAGCCCTTCCCACGCCAGGTCCCAACGGGCCAGGCTCAGGGCCATACCGACCGTGGCGGCGGCTGGCATCAGGACCAGGGCCACGAGCGCCCCGGCAATCACCCGCTCTCGGTACGCCGCCATCACCACTGCGCCGGCCAGCGCGCCGCAAGCCGAGAACAGCACCTCAACGGCTGTCGGGTTCGCCAGGCGGGCCAATTCCGGGTTGCCCGTAAAGTCAGTGACTTCGACCACCCCAAGTAACCGCAGTCCCCAGAAACTCAGGCCCGCCACGGCAATAAATACGGCGTACCCCACAGCCGCTGACCACAGGCTCATGGTCAGTGCTTTGGGCTGGCGCACCACGAGGCCCAGCGCCACCTTGGCGAAGGGTTCAAACCCTGGCGCGACAATCGAGGCAGCCACAAAGGCCAGCACCTGCGGCGTGCCGCCAGACACCATGCCAATGGTCGAGAGCAGACCGCCCAGCGCCATCAACGCCATAAAGTTGGAGGTCACGCGAATCTGATGCCGCAGGCCGGCGGCAATCTCTTCCCACAGGGCTTCATCGACATCGGCCAGCACCTCGTCATGCGCCTGAGGGTCAAGAATTGCACTGAGTTCACTGGTGGTGGCGGAAAAATGGGGACACAGTTCCTCAACCTGTTTCAGAACGGCGTCGGCGCCGCGGTTCAGCAC
This genomic window from Deinococcus betulae contains:
- a CDS encoding DUF389 domain-containing protein; this translates as MHRTMTITVPADRTHELSRRLAEMDAVVSLTLSRGASLKPPGDVFTAHVLNRGADAVLKQVEELCPHFSATTSELSAILDPQAHDEVLADVDEALWEEIAAGLRHQIRVTSNFMALMALGGLLSTIGMVSGGTPQVLAFVAASIVAPGFEPFAKVALGLVVRQPKALTMSLWSAAVGYAVFIAVAGLSFWGLRLLGVVEVTDFTGNPELARLANPTAVEVLFSACGALAGAVVMAAYRERVIAGALVALVLMPAAATVGMALSLARWDLAWEGLERLGLDALLVVGLCALVFGLKQRFVHRRRPLL
- a CDS encoding SDR family oxidoreductase, whose protein sequence is MSSFQPKPLNEQVMVITGASSGIGLSTAREAARRGVRLVLAARSTEALHTLVEEIRRGGGQAVAVVADVSQEADVQRVAQQAIETYGGFDTWVNNAGVGMYGKLEDAQEDDMRRLFDINLWGVVHGSRIALRQLKAHGGVLINMGSVVSEQAIPLQGWYAATKHAVKAFTDALRMELEHDGAPVVVTLIKPGPIDTPFPLNAQNDLPVKPKHVPPVYAPETVARAVLHAASTPTRELYVGGGGKGMAALGTFAPGLTERGMAATVIPGMQTDEPALPPNASILRHATENLRERGDYPGMVQKISLYTEAAAHSRLIGLGLLGLGLAAVAVRSIRHRA
- the polA gene encoding DNA polymerase I, giving the protein MTAAAPDTLVLIDGHALAFRSYFALPPLSNSGGEMTNAIVGFLRLTLRLARQKSNQVVVVFDPPVKTFRHEQFDGYKSGRAQTPADLPGQINRIRELVDAIGLPRLEEPGYEADDVIASLTRKAEGTGMQVRIVTSDRDAYQLLDDHVKVITNDFKLIGPAEVLEKYGVTVAQWVDYRALTGDASDNIPGAKGIGPKTASKLLQEYGTLEGIYAAAKAGTLKPDGTRQKLLDSEEAVQFSHQLSCMVTTLPLDVELGAGRLPGDPARLEELLSELELHSVRRDLLALDGREAALPDSVHDAQHRAAPAEGTPAEESAAPAVQVTQAEWRTPRGGVVWGYVLSREDDLTAALVGAATYEQAHGQATVRVAPTQEPAEWGQTEAAAPPTGLFDDPDTAPVPLTKAQQKAADKIQKDAEKAAAKLRQQFPATVDEAEFVGQRRVTAAGAKALATHLSVRGLQVEPGDDPQLMAYLLDPANTTMSAVCSRYLNVPWPDDAAGRAALTAQLLDLLPPQLDAARRELYNGMEVPMSSVLAQMEVRGVRLDADYLRGLSASTGARLATLEAQIHSLAGREFQIRSRDQLEAVLYDELGLASGKKTKLTGKRSTAVATLEPLREEHPIIPALLEYRELEKLRGTYLDPLPSLVNPRTGRLHTTFAQGAVATGRLSSLNPNLQNIPIRSETGREIRKGFIADPGYCLISADYSQIELRLLAHIADDPLMQQAFQEGADIHRRTASQVLGLDEATVTPNQRRAAKTVNFGVLYGMSAHRLSNDLGIPYADAAGFIETYFATYPGIRGYIDRTLEFGRQQGYVETLYGRRRYVPELTATNRTLREAGERLAYNMPIQGTAADIIKLAMIRLEQKLEGTGARLLLQVHDELLLEAPGGKAEQIADLVKTIMEGAVQLKVPLAVEVGVGPNWYDTK